A section of the Citrobacter farmeri genome encodes:
- the rapZ gene encoding RNase adapter RapZ, giving the protein MVLMIVSGRSGSGKSVALRALEDMGFYCVDNLPVVLLPDLARTLAERQISAAVSIDVRNMPESPEIFEQAMNNLPDAFSPQLLFLDADRNTLIRRYSDTRRLHPLSSKNLSLESAIDQESDLLEPLRSRADLIVDTSEMSVHELAEMLRTRLLGKRERELTMVFESFGFKHGIPIDADYVFDVRFLPNPHWDPKLRPMTGLDKPVAAFLDRHTEVHNFIYQTRSYLELWLPMLETNNRSYLTVAIGCTGGKHRSVYIAEQLADYFRSRGKNVQSRHRTLEKRKT; this is encoded by the coding sequence ATGGTACTGATGATCGTCAGCGGTCGTTCAGGGTCAGGTAAATCTGTCGCCCTGCGCGCGCTGGAAGATATGGGCTTTTACTGCGTGGATAACCTCCCCGTCGTGCTGTTACCCGATCTGGCTCGCACGCTTGCCGAGCGCCAGATTTCGGCAGCCGTCAGCATTGACGTACGCAACATGCCAGAGTCGCCAGAAATTTTTGAACAGGCAATGAACAACCTGCCCGATGCGTTCTCGCCGCAACTGCTGTTTCTTGATGCCGATCGCAACACGTTGATTCGTCGCTATAGCGATACGCGTCGTTTGCACCCTCTTTCCAGCAAGAACCTGTCGCTGGAAAGCGCTATCGATCAGGAGAGCGACCTGCTGGAACCGTTGCGTTCTCGCGCCGACCTGATTGTCGACACCTCTGAAATGTCGGTGCATGAACTGGCAGAAATGCTGCGAACTCGCCTGTTGGGTAAACGCGAGCGTGAACTGACCATGGTGTTTGAATCCTTCGGCTTTAAGCACGGGATCCCTATCGATGCCGATTACGTCTTCGACGTACGATTCCTGCCGAACCCGCACTGGGACCCGAAATTACGCCCGATGACGGGTCTCGATAAACCCGTTGCCGCCTTTCTCGACAGACACACAGAAGTACACAATTTTATCTACCAGACTCGCAGCTATCTTGAGCTATGGTTACCCATGCTGGAAACCAACAACCGTAGCTATCTGACCGTTGCTATCGGTTGTACCGGCGGGAAACACCGTTCGGTGTATATTGCAGAACAGCTGGCAGACTACTTCCGCTCGCGCGGTAAAAACGTACAGTCACGCCATCGTACGCTGGAAAAACGCAAAACATGA
- the npr gene encoding PTS phosphocarrier protein NPr: MTVKQTVEITNKLGMHARPAMKLFELMQGFDAEVLLRNDEGTEAEANSVIALLMLDSAKGRQIEIEASGPQEVEALAAVIALFNSGFDED, from the coding sequence ATGACCGTGAAGCAAACTGTTGAAATCACGAACAAGCTGGGCATGCATGCCCGGCCAGCAATGAAGCTCTTTGAATTAATGCAGGGATTTGATGCGGAAGTCCTGCTACGAAATGATGAAGGCACCGAAGCGGAAGCCAACAGCGTCATCGCATTGCTGATGCTCGACTCCGCCAAAGGCCGACAAATTGAGATCGAAGCCTCGGGTCCACAAGAGGTTGAAGCGCTGGCCGCCGTCATCGCCCTTTTCAATTCAGGATTCGACGAAGACTAA
- the yrbL gene encoding PhoP regulatory network protein YrbL, whose amino-acid sequence MIRLSAETPLGTGRHRKCYAHPDDAQRCIKIVYNSGQGGDKETQRELKYYAHLSRYLKDWSGIPRYYGTVETDCGTGYVYDVIADYDGKPSITLTEFAKQCRYEDDFTVLRQLLKTLKRYLRDNHIVTMTLKPQNVLCHRISESEVVPVVCDNIGEGTLIPLATWSKWFCRRKQERLWQRFIAQPVLAVALEKDAQPKEHGGLSLSSREA is encoded by the coding sequence ATGATTCGTTTATCAGCAGAGACTCCCCTGGGCACCGGACGACATCGTAAGTGTTATGCGCATCCGGATGATGCTCAGCGTTGTATTAAGATTGTTTACAACAGTGGCCAGGGTGGCGATAAAGAGACACAGCGCGAACTGAAGTACTATGCGCACCTCTCTCGCTACCTGAAAGACTGGAGTGGTATTCCGCGCTATTACGGCACGGTAGAGACCGACTGCGGAACGGGTTACGTTTACGATGTGATTGCCGATTACGATGGCAAGCCGTCCATCACTCTCACCGAATTTGCCAAACAATGTCGCTATGAAGATGACTTTACCGTGCTACGTCAGCTGCTGAAGACGCTAAAACGCTACCTGCGTGACAACCATATCGTCACCATGACGCTGAAACCGCAGAACGTACTCTGTCACCGTATCAGCGAATCGGAAGTGGTGCCGGTGGTTTGCGATAACATTGGCGAAGGGACGTTAATCCCGCTGGCGACCTGGTCAAAATGGTTCTGCCGTCGTAAGCAGGAAAGATTGTGGCAGCGTTTTATCGCCCAACCGGTACTCGCCGTCGCGCTGGAAAAAGATGCCCAACCGAAAGAACACGGCGGGTTGTCGCTCTCTTCACGCGAGGCGTAA
- the mtgA gene encoding monofunctional biosynthetic peptidoglycan transglycosylase, with protein sequence MKKGVFAFLRRVMLRVVIILAVFWGGGIALFSVVPVPFSAVMVERQIGAWLQGDFGYVAHSDWVSMDEISPWMGLAVIAAEDQTFPDHWGFDVAAIEKALSHNERNENRIRGASTLSQQTVKNLFLWEGRSWLRKGLEAGLTVGVETVWSKKRILTVYLNIAEFGEGVFGVEAAAQRYFGKPASRLTQSEAALLAAVLPNPLRFKAAAPSGYVRSRQAWILRQMRQLGGESFMTRHHLH encoded by the coding sequence ATGAAAAAAGGGGTTTTCGCCTTTCTGCGGCGGGTGATGTTGCGTGTTGTCATCATCCTCGCCGTGTTCTGGGGAGGCGGCATTGCGCTGTTCAGCGTGGTGCCCGTTCCCTTTTCGGCGGTGATGGTGGAGCGGCAGATCGGTGCCTGGCTACAGGGCGATTTTGGCTATGTTGCGCATTCCGACTGGGTGAGTATGGATGAGATCTCACCGTGGATGGGGCTCGCGGTGATTGCCGCTGAAGACCAGACCTTCCCGGATCACTGGGGTTTTGACGTCGCCGCTATTGAGAAGGCGCTGTCACATAACGAACGTAATGAAAACCGCATTCGCGGCGCGTCGACATTGTCACAGCAAACCGTTAAGAACCTCTTTCTCTGGGAGGGGCGTAGCTGGCTGCGAAAAGGGCTGGAAGCCGGACTTACCGTTGGTGTCGAGACTGTCTGGAGCAAGAAGCGGATCCTGACGGTTTACCTGAACATCGCGGAATTTGGTGAGGGTGTATTTGGCGTCGAAGCCGCCGCACAGCGCTATTTTGGCAAACCGGCCAGCCGATTAACCCAGTCAGAAGCGGCCCTGCTTGCTGCCGTGTTGCCTAATCCTCTGCGTTTTAAGGCCGCTGCACCCTCGGGCTATGTGCGTAGCCGTCAGGCGTGGATACTGCGTCAAATGCGGCAGTTGGGTGGGGAGTCGTTTATGACTCGCCACCACCTGCATTAA
- the elbB gene encoding isoprenoid biosynthesis glyoxalase ElbB → MKKIGVVLSGCGVYDGAEIHEAVLTLLAIARSGAQAVCFAPDKAQADVINHLTGEPMAESRNVLIEAARITRGNIRPLSQAVSADLDALIVPGGFGAAKNLSNFASQGSECRVDPDLAGLALAMHQSGKPLGFMCIAPAMLPKIFDFPLRLTIGTDIDTAEVLEEMGAEHVPCPVDDIVVDEDNKIVTTPAYMLAQDIAQAAMGIEKLVSRVLVLAE, encoded by the coding sequence ATGAAAAAAATTGGCGTTGTTCTTAGTGGATGCGGTGTGTATGACGGTGCTGAAATTCATGAAGCCGTACTGACACTGCTGGCCATTGCGCGTAGCGGCGCGCAGGCCGTCTGCTTCGCGCCCGACAAAGCGCAGGCCGATGTGATTAATCATCTGACAGGCGAGCCGATGGCGGAATCCCGCAATGTACTGATTGAAGCGGCTCGCATTACGCGCGGCAATATTCGTCCGCTTTCTCAGGCTGTCTCAGCAGATCTGGATGCGCTGATTGTTCCCGGGGGTTTTGGTGCGGCTAAAAATTTAAGCAACTTTGCCAGTCAGGGCAGTGAATGCCGGGTTGATCCTGATTTAGCGGGTCTCGCGTTAGCGATGCACCAGTCTGGCAAGCCGCTGGGTTTTATGTGTATCGCCCCGGCCATGTTACCGAAAATCTTCGACTTCCCGCTGCGTTTGACGATCGGGACCGATATTGATACGGCAGAAGTGCTGGAAGAGATGGGGGCGGAGCATGTGCCGTGCCCGGTCGACGATATCGTCGTTGATGAAGACAATAAAATCGTCACGACGCCTGCCTATATGCTGGCGCAGGATATCGCTCAGGCTGCAATGGGTATCGAAAAACTGGTATCACGAGTGCTGGTTCTGGCGGAATGA